One genomic window of Salvelinus namaycush isolate Seneca chromosome 22, SaNama_1.0, whole genome shotgun sequence includes the following:
- the phf3 gene encoding PHD finger protein 3 isoform X2: MDVVDTFNHLIPSDQLDDSLLIGQNLECEASNDFGTGVDQLGDSLRNMLSDKDPMFGSASSHFNILDNEDANFQIAEATVVADLDVGATEGILGTAGGGLVGTETSPVKRSVGRPRKYALGVTPERSAGRGSSNNKKPPGKPGRPRKKSTLSEKITTADELRRELHLGGGRVNINDLDLGSSMNPVVVLQRLTVTFGGFKIELLPGPSFTAFTSAENTEECYEDGSLYGEGMEYTMVQEEPLHIQNPTAGSGGGVGAAQLFVKYCADDLPLGLGPYVNPNEVQASNGALPGSPCLVETKLDDQSDSQKPDPAELRKDASIKKAAQQHLPNSKVPTTNNPAKKQQPKLKLSALSLAKNKHLVAGKGPKGTQQHVLGKKLHQRGNMHKMDEMKAKQVVMSLKRGPKIQRTQDGRPGKLKQRLPDTGRGGPVKKTLPSGKRPPGMSPGTTITTKPSNSYVADTQPQPQFGWTPCKRANPQKETSEEEKEEEQDEPKVKKPDKCLQKQRSRNVSRSISVEEPQLFIPDNAPAAVKKETSEEEQAKESGKGPEKEPANSETVVWDPNKNCGLCNKPHSNKFMVGCGHCDDWFHGDCVGLDLAKVQQMEGGDQEYVCLQCCTKDQYTTTKEPGGAGQGEARTEGQQKPSETQDNKMAAKQKQPSPHPVTSGGVRPFRKDSVERKQSTEVKDSNQKSGVSVKQETKRPKVSSSPSSKKPVSVDQIRRSVRDALKDILLKRLKESDFQASPEKAAEVAKKTERELFAFYRDTDCKYKSKYRSLMFNLKDTKNNVLFKRVLKGEISPGTLIRMSPEELASKELAAWRQRETRHAIEMIEKEQREAERRPITKITHKGEIEIESQESGKEPEAIEPEPEPVAAPKVTEEPVEVPQEKTLSTATESVNIFQDTTSLHKTHLFDLNCKICTGRMAPPVEEAPTKVVKVATSVVRRRSATSTTEAVTKNTQSTTTTSSTTEGQTKNTPSATTTSTEEETPSSSSSAKDDDLHLKVLEESLLSAKIISNYEGRSVSMSGRDGEASFLSNLQPLWRGLVNMPAVAKLLTKAFPVSGVLDHLTEDLPESFQMGGRISPQIVWDYLDKIRATGTKEVCLIRFSPETDEDEIHYTLLYAYFSSRKRFGVVANNLKQVKDMYLIPLGAIEKVPHQLVPFDGPGLENKRPNLLLGLIIRQRPKRDFLPVDINETARFIPESKPETATTTVTVNDKEVTREEEENSYISSLCASSTKERDREEIPLLNTAEEVVTAEQSSTDISEKAEGEDTEEGYQPLRFLPGVLRSWGGELLPLPDSSGNPPLLGDDGREPSAPQTSKADGGAATTPGSSTTTKSPSAGAHRQTGFVIKKREPKPVKAEEPVSSSLAETSTANNNVLAKEEGVAYRGPSVSLKDKPPDVSTESFLTSLSTDPNTDGSLNKGDSALCEKDKSKEEKTPTLLSPTAMSNASVEESVPTPKPLPSGILKKSSAYSNMTEEPTAVQSAGSQGHPQPVPVLTTRKYRPMAAQHGYPSHHHQTDYRRPPPPNHGPLQVGPYGPIPLQPGGPPVDFQYQPAPPIPPFGNTAPPHFQHPPQLPTNFSYPTGPPPPMMYPPPHNPQMQNHAGITQWAQPGPGPTSPNSFPGGLPLAYGGDPQRFSSAESSNPNLNLPPPPSAAAKEDQKGAAERLLYSDPWDRQPGSGHKKEDRDQYGRHRHHSESRHGEKSRNHSQERGKKGDRSRSRERDRSKDSSSHHRGSRHHSKDQRHGHSERRKERHHSDGDHGNRHKHSRRDSDYEKSRRSSKDSHS; the protein is encoded by the exons ATGGATGTAGTGGACACTTTCAACCATTTGATTCCCAGTGACCAGTTGGATGACTCCTTGCTGATAGGGCAGAACTTGGAATGTGAAGCAAGTAATGACTTTGGAACAGGTGTCGACCAGCTGGGAGACTCACTGAGGAACATGCTTAGTGATAAAGATCCCATGTTTGGATCTGCAAGTTCACACTTCAATATCTTAGATAATGAAGACGCCAACTTCCAGATCGCCGAAGCAACAG TAGTTGCAGATCTTGATGTTGGTGCAACAGAGGGTATCCTCGGTACCGCTGGTGGTGGGTTGGTTGGTACAGAGACTTCGCCAGTCAAACGGTCTGTTGGCAGACCCAGGAAATACGCATTAGGAGTTACCCCAG AGCGAAGTGCAGGCAGAGGGTCTTCCAACAACAAAAAGCCCCCGGGAAAACCTGGGAGACCTAGAAAGAAGTCTACACTGAGTGAGAAGATCACAACTGCTGATGAATTAAGGAGAGAGCTTCACCTGGGTGGCGGCAGGGTGAATATCAACGACCTTGACTTGGGCTCATCAATGAACCCCGTCGTTGTGTTACAGAGGTTAACGGTCACTTTCGGGGGTTTCAAAATCGAGCTTCTCCCGGGGCCCTCCTTTACCGCTTTCACATCAGCTGAAAACACTGAGGAATGTTATGAGGATGGCTCGCTGTACGGTGAAGGGATGGAATACACTATGGTGCAAGAGGAACCGTTACACATACAGAATCCCACTGCAGGGAGTGGAGGGGGCGTGGGCGCTGCTCAGCTCTTCGTGAAGTACTGTGCTGACGACTTGCCTCTAGGGCTAGGACCTTACGTCAACCCCAATGAGGTTCAGGCCTCCAACGGGGCGCTTCCAGGTAGTCCTTGCTTGGTCGAGACCAAACTTGACGACCAAAGTGATTCTCAGAAGCCTGATCCAGCGGAGCTGAGGAAAGATGCCAGCATCAAGAAAGCAGCACAGCAGCACCTGCCAAACAGCAAAGTTCCTACCACTAATAATCCAGCCAAAAAGCAGCAGCCCAAACTGAAGCTGTCAGCACTGTCCTTGGCTAAGAACAAGCACCTGGTAGCTGGTAAGGGGCCCAAAGGAACCCAACAACACGTCCTGGGGAAGAAGCTCCACCAGAGAGGCAACATGCACAAGATGGACGAAATGAAAGCCAAACAAGTCGTCATGTCCTTGAAAAGGGGCCCTAAGATTCAGAGGACGCAAGACGGACGTCCTGGGAAACTAAAGCAGAGATTACCTGACACGGGCCGCGGCGGTCCAGTCAAAAAAACACTGCCGTCTGGAAAGCGTCCTCCTGGTATGTCGCCAGGGACGACGATTACAACCAAACCATCTAACTCTTACGTGGCCGACACCCAACCACAACCCCAGTTTGGATGGACACCATGTAAACGTGCCAATCCTCAGAAGGAGACAtcggaggaggagaaggaggaagagcaAGACGAGCCTAAAGTGAAGAAGCCAGACAAGTGTCTTCAGAAACAGAGAAGCAGGAACGTCAGCAGAAGCATCTCCGTGGAGGAACCACAGCTCTTCATCCCCGACAACGCTCCTGCCGCCGTGAAGAAGGAAACCAGCGAGGAAGAACAGGCTAAAGAATCCGGGAAGGGACCAGAAAAGGAACCCGCAAATAGTGAGACCGTTGTGTGGGATCCAAACAAGAACTGTGGATTGTGCAATAAACCTCATAGTAACAA GTTCATGGTGGGCTGTGGGCACTGTGATGACTGGTTCCATGGGGACTGTGTTGGTCTGGACCTGGCCAAGGTGCAGCAGATGGAGGGGGGGGACCAGGAGTATGTCTGTCTGCAGTGCTGTACCAAGGACCAGTACACCACCACCAAG GAGCCAGGTGGTGCTGGGCAGGGGGAGGCCAGGACAGAGGGACAGCAGAAGCCCTCTGAGACCCAGGACAACAAGATGGCCGCAAAGCAGAAACAGCCGTCCCCACATCCTGTCACCTCCGGGGGAGTCAGGCCCTTCAGAAAG GACTCTGTGGAAAGAAAACAGTCGACTGAAGTCAAAGATTCAAATCAGAAATcag GAGTGTCAGTCAAACAGGAGACCAAGAGGCCCAAGGTGTCGTCGTCTCCCTCCTCTAAGAAACCCGTGTCTGTTGACCAGATCAGACGGAGCGTCCGTGACGCCCTGAAGGACATCCTCCTGAAGAG GCTGAAGGAGTCTGATTTCCAGGCGTCACCAGAGAAGGCTGCTGAGGTGGCCAAGAAGACTGAGCGAGAGCTGTTTGCCTTCTACAGAGACACAGACTGCAAATACAAGAGCAAGTACCGGAGCTTGATGTTCAACCTCAAAGACACCAAAAACAAT GTGTTATTCAAGAGGGTTCTGAAAGGGGAGATTTCTCCTGGCACTTTGATAAGGATGAGTCCTGAGGAACTAGCCTCAAAGGAACTGGCtgcatggagacagagagagactcgaCAC gcgaTTGAGATGATtgagaaggagcagagagaggcggagaggcgACCCATCACCAAGATCACACACAAAGGAGAGATAGAGATTGAGAGCCAGGAGTCTGGGAAGGAACCAGAGGCCATAGAGCCGGAG CCAGAGCCTGTGGCTGCTCCCAAAGTGACAGAGGAGCCAGTGGAAGTTCCCCAAGAGAAGACGTTGTCGACAGCAACCGAGAGCGTCAATATTTTCCAAGATACAACCAGTCTGCATAAGACTCACCTGTTTGACCTCAACTGTAAGATCTGCACAG GTCGTATGGCTCCACCTGTGGAGGAGGCTCCTACCAAAGTGGTGAAAGTGGCCACTAGTGTAGTGAGGAGACGGTCTGCTACCAGCACTACAGAAGCAGTGACCAAGAACACACAGTCTACTACCACTACCTCCAGCACTACAGAGGGGCAGACCAAGAACACACCGTCTGCCACCACTACCTCTACAGAGGAAgagacaccctcctcctcctcatctgctAAGGACGACGACCTTCACCTCAAAGTCCTAGAGGAGAGCCTCCTCAGTGCCAAAATCATCTCCAACTACGAGGGGAG GTCAGTGTCTATGAGTGGCAGAGATGGCGAGGCTTCCTTCCTGTCCAACCTGCAGCCTCTATGGAGAGGGCTTGTCAACATGCCTGCTGTGGCCAAGCTCCTCACTAAAGCCTTCCCTGTATCAGGTGTCCTGGACCACCTGACAGAG GATCTGCCGGAGAGTTTCCAGATGGGTGGGAGGATCTCCCCACAGATCGTATGGGACTACCTGGACAAGATCAGAGCCACTGGAACAAAG GAGGTTTGTTTGATTCGTTTTTCCCCTGAGACCGACGAGGATGAGATCCACTACACTCTGCTCTATGCCTACTTCAGTAGCCGTAAACGCTTCGGCGTTGTCGCCAACAACTTGAAACAAGTCAAAGACATGTATCTCATCCCCTTGGGTGCTATTGAGAAAGTCCCACACCAATTGGTTCCCTTTGATGGCCCAG GACTGGAAAACAAACGCCCCAACCTCCTGCTGGGCCTGATCATCCGCCAGAGGCCTAAACGGGACTTCCTGCCCGTCGACATCAACGAAACGGCCAGGTTCATACCGGAGAGCAAACCCGAGACAGCGACAACTACGGTTACTGTAAACGACAAAGAAGTTAcccgggaggaggaggagaactcGTACATCTCCTCTCTGTGCGCTTCCAGTACTAAAGAAAGGGACAGAGAAGAGATACCATTGCTGAACACAGCTGAGGAAGTGGTCACAGCAGAACAGTCTAGTACAGACATCTCTGAGAAAGCTGAAGGTGAAGATACTGAAGAGGGGTACCAACCACTACGTTTCCTTCCGGGGGTGTTGCGTAGTTGGGGCGGGGAGCTTCTGCCCCTGCCAGA TTCCTCAGGTAACCCTCCACTGCTGGGTGATGATGGTCGAGAGCCCTCGGCTCCACAGACCTCCAAGGCTGACGGAGGAGCAGCAACCACTCCAGGAAGCTCCACCACCACTAAGAGTCCCAGCGCTGGTGCTCACAGACAGACTGGTTTTGTCATCAAGAAGAGGGAACCCAAACCGGTCAAAGCAGAGGAACCTGTGTCTTCCAGCTTGGCTGAAACGTCTACCGCTAACAACAACGTGTTGGCGAAAGAGGAGGGTGTGGCTTACCGTGGCCCGTCGGTCTCTCTGAAAGACAAACCTCCAGACGTCTCGACAGAGTCGTTCCTGACCAGCCTCTCCACGGATCCCAACACAGACGGCTCCTTAAACAAAGGGGATTCGGCATTGTGTGAAAAGGACAAATCCAAAGAAGAGAAGACACCTACTCTCTTGTCTCCTACAGCCATGTCCAACGCTTCTGTCGAGGAAAGCGTCCCCACACCAAAACCCCTTCCGAGTGGAATCCTGAAGAAAAGCTCTGCGTATTCCAATATGACTGAAGAACCAACTGCTGTCCAATCAGCAGGATCACAGGGTCACccccagcctgttcctgttctgACCACCAGGAAGTATCGTCCTATGGCAGCTCAACACGGATacccctcccaccaccaccagacAGACTACAGACGCCCCCCACCTCCAAACCATGGCCCACTACAGGTTGGTCCCTATGGTCCCATCCCCCTCCAGCCTGGAGGAcctcctgtagacttccagtaCCAGCCAGCACCACCTATCCCCCCCTTCGGTAACACCGCACCGCCACATTTCCAGCACCCGCCCCAGCTACCCACCAACTTCAGCTACCCTACTGGCCCCCCACCACCCATGATGTACCCGCCACCTCACAACCCACAGATGCAGAATCATGCTGGAATAACACAGTGGGCTCAACCTGGTCCAGGACCCACATCTCCCAACTCTTTCCCCGGGGGGCTACCGTTAGCTTACGGTGGTGACCCTCAGAGGTTTTCCTCCGCTGAGTCGTCCAATCCCAACCTGAACCTGCCCCCGCCCCCATCCGCCGCTGCCAAAGAGGACCAGAAGGGGGCAGCAGAGAGGCTTCTGTACAGTGACCCCTGGGACAGGCAGCCCGGGTCGGGCCACAAGAAGGAGGACAGGGACCAGTACGGGAGGCACCGGCACCACAGTGAGTCCCGTCACGGAGAGAAGAGCCGGAACCACAGCCAAGAGAGGGGAAAGAAAGGTGACAGAAgccggagcagagagagagaccggagtAAAGACTCTTCTTCTCACCACAGAGGGAGCCGGCACCACTCTAAAGACCAGCGCCACGGTCACAGCGAGAGGAGGAAAGAACGTCACCACAGCGACGGTGACCACGGGAACCGTCACAAACACAGCAGGAGAGACTCTGATTATGAGAAATCGAGGAGAAGTTCCAAAGACAGTCACTCATGA